A stretch of the Prochlorococcus marinus str. MIT 0918 genome encodes the following:
- a CDS encoding DUF1830 domain-containing protein: MTQFSYCNEGKSMIVLRCIGPQNFFLERVIFPKEVFLFLAPQESKVEIWGDELYGPKLEQRLRIDTLNKDLPIAA; the protein is encoded by the coding sequence ATGACTCAATTTTCTTATTGTAATGAAGGAAAATCTATGATTGTCCTTAGATGTATAGGACCACAGAATTTCTTTTTAGAAAGAGTTATATTTCCTAAGGAAGTTTTTCTTTTCTTAGCTCCTCAAGAATCTAAAGTTGAAATTTGGGGTGATGAGCTTTATGGACCTAAACTAGAACAACGTCTTAGGATAGACACCCTTAATAAAGATCTTCCTATTGCAGCATGA
- a CDS encoding uridine kinase yields the protein MINVSSKQKSKKIIKPPFGDPIHAEILFSIEKFESLLNKLEWDFSEWVDYWSYKNGEKLASSYWAKGTKLDWIWGLGLPFLTEISKCLDNPERRYVLGLSALPGCGKTTFGRWLEASAKELNMSVKVISLDDFYLTGSELDLAMQGNPWGVPRGFPGSHSIKLLDQSIDHWLKTGELNAPKFDKALRNGYGDRSGWHRAYPDLLVLEGWFLGCYPIDYSLSQSKMNQVLTPPLTEDELIYRKKIQKSLSMYLGIWKRISKLWHIKTIDFSSTCQWKVQQEQQMLLTRGSGLQGEVLTSFLRMIQASIPQFSLMEIDCDVVVEVNQLREIINIETKKL from the coding sequence ATGATTAATGTCTCTTCTAAACAAAAAAGTAAGAAAATAATTAAACCTCCATTTGGTGATCCTATCCATGCTGAGATTTTATTCTCAATTGAAAAGTTTGAATCTTTATTAAATAAATTAGAATGGGATTTTTCTGAATGGGTTGATTATTGGTCATATAAAAATGGTGAAAAGTTAGCATCTTCCTATTGGGCCAAGGGAACTAAATTAGATTGGATTTGGGGTTTGGGTCTCCCATTTCTTACAGAGATTAGTAAGTGTTTAGATAATCCTGAAAGAAGGTATGTTTTGGGATTATCAGCATTACCTGGTTGTGGTAAAACTACCTTTGGAAGATGGTTGGAAGCTTCAGCGAAAGAGTTGAATATGTCGGTAAAAGTTATTTCTTTAGATGACTTTTATCTAACAGGTTCAGAATTGGATTTGGCTATGCAAGGTAATCCTTGGGGTGTTCCTCGAGGGTTTCCTGGTAGTCATTCAATTAAGCTTCTAGATCAATCAATTGATCATTGGCTTAAAACTGGCGAGCTTAATGCTCCAAAATTTGATAAAGCGTTGAGAAATGGTTATGGAGATAGGTCTGGTTGGCATAGAGCCTATCCAGACCTTTTAGTTTTAGAAGGATGGTTCTTAGGTTGTTATCCAATTGATTATTCTTTAAGTCAAAGCAAAATGAATCAGGTTTTAACGCCACCACTAACTGAGGATGAATTAATTTATAGGAAAAAAATACAAAAGTCTCTTTCTATGTATTTAGGAATATGGAAAAGAATTTCTAAATTGTGGCATATAAAAACCATTGATTTTTCTTCAACATGTCAATGGAAAGTTCAGCAAGAACAACAGATGTTATTAACTAGAGGATCTGGGCTCCAAGGAGAGGTTTTAACTTCTTTTTTACGGATGATTCAAGCTTCTATACCTCAGTTTTCTTTAATGGAGATTGATTGTGATGTTGTTGTGGAGGTTAATCAATTAAGAGAAATAATTAACATAGAAACAAAGAAATTATAA
- the yedP gene encoding mannosyl-3-phosphoglycerate phosphatase-related protein YedP: MTLNTKRDKWWIVTDIDGTLMDHDYDLTPAIPTIRWLQELKIPIIPCTSKTASEVRLLRKDIDLHDPFIVENGGAVYGNSELDTKEWELILGRSYKDLKAILENISLEIGVKLKGLNDLSYEDIELLTGLKGNSIKLALAREWSVPFLNPTDEDRLNVNSIAGKYGCKIYQGNRMSHLLDENSDKGKAVVKLKKYLNQTDAKIIALGDSPNDLPLLEIADKAVVVPGVSGPNKTLVDNIKNQDLIIAPAPHSEGWAMSIKNLINSHI; the protein is encoded by the coding sequence ATGACATTAAATACCAAACGTGATAAATGGTGGATAGTCACTGATATTGATGGAACATTGATGGATCATGATTATGATTTAACTCCTGCGATACCTACAATTAGATGGTTACAAGAACTGAAAATACCAATAATTCCATGTACAAGTAAAACTGCTTCTGAGGTTAGATTATTGCGCAAAGATATAGATCTACATGATCCTTTTATTGTAGAAAATGGTGGTGCAGTATATGGAAATAGTGAATTAGATACTAAAGAGTGGGAATTAATTTTAGGACGAAGTTATAAAGACTTAAAGGCAATATTAGAAAATATTTCATTAGAAATTGGTGTTAAATTAAAGGGGCTTAATGATTTATCTTATGAAGATATTGAGCTTCTAACTGGTTTGAAAGGTAATTCAATAAAACTTGCTTTGGCAAGAGAATGGAGCGTTCCTTTTCTTAATCCAACTGATGAGGATAGGCTTAATGTGAATAGTATTGCTGGGAAATATGGCTGTAAAATCTATCAAGGAAATAGAATGAGTCATCTTTTAGATGAGAATAGTGATAAAGGTAAGGCAGTAGTTAAATTAAAAAAATACCTTAATCAAACTGATGCGAAAATAATAGCTTTAGGAGATTCTCCTAATGATTTACCTTTGTTAGAAATAGCAGATAAAGCTGTCGTTGTTCCAGGAGTTAGTGGACCTAATAAGACTTTAGTTGATAATATTAAGAATCAAGATTTGATTATAGCGCCAGCCCCTCATTCAGAAGGATGGGCTATGTCAATAAAGAATTTGATCAATAGCCATATATAA
- a CDS encoding alpha-amylase family glycosyl hydrolase: protein MTGAGAQLETLRGLLKTIYKDHSPEDFNYMWSQLLQILEENKDIDFNHNQKQASVWDSSTAVLITYADGVYSNSKSTLSPLKRLIDNHLGKLASIIHILPFLCSTSDGGFAVSSYEKVEPRFGDWDDINNLSENNLIMADLVLNHVSASHPWVHQFKMSSNPGIKYILSPSIKDDWGNVIRARNTSLFTSIITNQGRKDVWTTFGPDQVDVNWNEPLLILEFLTLIIKYLRNGIRWIRLDAIGFIWKEPSTTCLNMKQAHDLVKVLRILLKELCESGVLITETNVPEKENVSYLISGDEAQLAYNFPLPPLLLEALITNKADLVNKWLDSWPTLPDKTGFLNFTASHDGIGLRALEGLMEPYRLHNLLIACEKRGGLISHRRMSNGEDKPYELNISWWSAMADTGINRNLFQSKRFLLSQLFVMALKGVPAFYLQAIMASENDIFAFDKSGERRDLNRERFDFKSLEHALKDINSNASKNLLALNQAMTVRSRLKAFHPDEPMILYSKKRSDVVLFSRGIEDYRVWVLHNMTNKKLSFSFADVLLTKFPSAWCDCLNNKVYFDNRIELNPYAVHWLTQKK, encoded by the coding sequence GTGACAGGTGCTGGTGCGCAATTAGAAACTCTACGTGGCTTGCTGAAAACAATCTACAAGGATCATTCTCCAGAAGACTTTAATTATATGTGGTCGCAATTGTTGCAGATTTTGGAAGAAAACAAGGATATTGATTTTAATCACAATCAAAAGCAGGCTTCTGTATGGGATTCTTCTACAGCTGTTTTAATTACGTATGCTGATGGAGTTTATTCAAATAGTAAATCTACTTTATCACCATTAAAAAGATTAATTGATAATCATCTAGGTAAACTTGCATCTATAATTCATATTTTACCTTTTTTATGTTCAACTAGCGATGGTGGGTTTGCAGTATCAAGTTATGAAAAAGTAGAACCACGGTTTGGTGATTGGGATGATATTAATAATCTTTCTGAAAATAACTTAATTATGGCAGATTTGGTTTTGAATCATGTTTCTGCTTCTCATCCATGGGTACATCAATTTAAAATGTCTAGTAATCCAGGAATTAAATATATTTTGTCGCCTTCTATTAAGGATGATTGGGGAAATGTTATTAGAGCAAGAAATACTTCTTTGTTTACAAGTATTATAACTAATCAAGGAAGAAAAGACGTATGGACAACATTTGGTCCAGATCAAGTTGATGTTAATTGGAATGAACCTCTCTTAATATTAGAATTTTTAACTTTAATAATTAAATACTTAAGGAACGGTATTCGATGGATTCGATTAGATGCAATAGGTTTTATATGGAAAGAGCCTTCAACAACTTGTTTGAATATGAAGCAAGCTCATGATTTAGTAAAGGTTTTAAGAATATTACTTAAAGAACTTTGTGAATCAGGGGTCCTTATAACAGAAACAAATGTTCCCGAGAAAGAGAATGTTTCATACCTTATTTCTGGTGATGAAGCACAACTTGCATATAATTTCCCTTTGCCGCCTTTGTTACTTGAAGCCTTGATTACTAACAAGGCTGATTTAGTTAATAAATGGTTAGACTCATGGCCTACTCTTCCTGATAAAACAGGTTTTTTAAACTTTACTGCTTCTCATGATGGAATTGGCCTTAGGGCTTTAGAAGGCTTGATGGAGCCATATAGACTACATAACTTGTTAATTGCATGTGAAAAACGTGGTGGACTTATTAGTCATAGAAGAATGTCTAATGGAGAAGATAAGCCGTATGAATTGAATATAAGTTGGTGGAGTGCAATGGCTGATACAGGAATAAATAGAAATCTTTTTCAATCCAAAAGATTTCTATTAAGTCAACTTTTTGTTATGGCTTTGAAAGGTGTTCCTGCATTTTATTTACAAGCAATCATGGCATCTGAAAATGATATATTTGCTTTTGATAAATCTGGTGAAAGACGAGATCTTAATAGAGAAAGATTTGATTTTAAATCATTAGAACATGCATTGAAAGATATTAATTCTAATGCTAGTAAAAATCTTTTAGCTTTAAACCAAGCAATGACAGTTAGAAGTCGTTTAAAAGCTTTTCATCCAGATGAGCCTATGATTTTATATAGTAAGAAACGTAGTGACGTTGTACTTTTTTCACGGGGTATAGAAGACTATCGTGTGTGGGTTCTACATAATATGACTAATAAAAAGCTAAGTTTTTCTTTTGCGGATGTGCTCCTTACAAAATTTCCTTCTGCTTGGTGTGATTGTTTAAATAATAAAGTTTATTTTGACAATCGAATAGAATTAAACCCTTATGCTGTTCATTGGTTAACTCAAAAAAAATGA